The DNA sequence ACAAGGTGCGACAGGAAGATGGACGTGAAGAAAGTGATGAGACGCAGTTATAATTGGAGCTTTTGTGGCCTAAATACTAGTTAAGAGTGATGACAGCTCCTAGTAGGATACCTGCCCTCGCTCACCAAGCATCAAAACCAATGCAGAAACATAACTCAGAAACTAAGGAGAATCTTCACATAAGCGTTTAAATGGCTAACTCAACGATAATGACCTTGATGTGCAACCGAGACCTATGGCAACTATAAATACTGCTAATGAAATTTAGGCACTACATGTAAAACCCATAATTACTGTAATATGAGCATCGAGAAGAACTAACCAGTAACCACCATAGTACCAGATGCAAACTATTTACATGGGAGACAATTAAGCAAGGCTGTATTTGCATCCAGTCCTGAAACCACAGAACATCATATGCAAACAGATTGGCATCTTGTTTTGATGCTTTGAGTCAATAGAATGTCCCTGAAAAGTGACTATTCTGTGTGCCAGACATGAACAACCAATCTCGAATTCAAGGTCATGGCAGAAGCAAACTCAAAATctttttctcttcacttgtgaCGTATCATCAAACACATCATCATGCCAAGGCTGTTCACCATGTCTGCAATTAGCTTCTTGGTCTTCGATCCCTCTCATTCTTCTAGGAGCATTTCCTGGCCGATTCTTAATCCTTCTATCAAAGTCCCTTTCCCTCAAATTGCCTCTTTCTTGAAACTCGGTATTATCATCTGGGCAGAACCTCAAAGGCCTAGGGCCATCCTCTCCGTTAAGATGAAATGTCTCACTACCAACACCATTATAAGGTCTAAATGAACGGACGGGTCCACGTCTCTCAGCAAATCTTCTTCTATCATCACCACTtccatcaccaccaaactcaTGCAAACGGCTAGAATGCATGGGGCCCCCAAAGTAATCGCCATTATTTGGCCTCTCTCGAGGATCCATGACATCATATCTCCTGTTTCTGACTAAACTCCGGCTCGAAGGACTCCCATTGGGAATAACAGACCTTGGAGGGCCATGGTCTCTTCCAGGATCCATATTCCTCAAATCATTTGACGGATTCCTTCTAACCACCATCTCTCCGGGAAAACATGGGTCATCAGGGGATCTAAACCTCTCCATCCTGTAAACTGGTGGAGACCTTCGATGAGTCAGTTCTCTAGGCCCACCAAATCCATCTGGGGATCTTCTTCTAGGAGAAGACCATGGCCCAGGAGAGCGAGTCCTGGACCTTATTGGCGATTTTGAGCGAACTCTGGGAATCCCTCTCCTCTGTGCAAAAGAAAAGTTCCGATTGCCTCGTCCAAATTGGCCATGCACTCCCTCATATGAAGGTTGGCTACGAGTGAACAGGGGGTCTGCACTATCATCAgggaaacccctcataaacttCTCATTATGCCTCATTCCAACCAAATTTGGAGCATCTTCACCGTTGAATCTGGTTGGGCTAACATTTCTTGGATTTCGGCGAGGCATGTAAATGGTGTGCGCTCCAACAGGAGACCGCCTCCTTGAGGGTATACGGTAGTTAAGTGGTCCATCATTTGAAAGCTTCCTTCCTCCACGACCTGCACCATAAAATGCACTATCTGGAGGCATATTGTAAGTGTTATATTCAAGGTCAGCATCAGAAACATCAGGTGCATATTTATGTCTGGGGACACGATAGTTTGTTTGATTATTATAAAGCTCCGACGCATAGTTACGATCAGAACCCCAATCGCCACGACTATGCATCCTCCCTCTACCACGTCCAGAACCTAATCTAGGATATCTCAGTGATTGATCTTGGTATCGCTCCCTTGAAAATCCCAGGTTTCTGTGAACATACGGTTCACCTCtggaaaaaatggcaaaaaggAAGAAGTTTTAGATTAGAATACAACTATTAACcctcaaaatcaaataaaagtcAAAATACAAAACAAGGGAAAATAATCACCTCCCTCGAGAATGTATATTATCTTCCTCCATTTCTACATCAGTTAATATTTCTCTTCCAACCCTTGACGGCAAAGGCTGTCCCGAAATAGATATTGATTTACTCGGAGAAACAGTTGAAGATCGAGGCAAAGTTATTATCCTGCTCCGTTGTCCTCCATAACTGGTATCCTTGGCAGCATTATCACCACTACTGGATGTTTTGGGCAAATTTGAGTCACCCATTGGTGCCAGGTCAGTGTTATTTACATTCAGCTCTATACCCTGACCACTTTCCACTTCGGTTCCTTGATTTCCATTAATGACTTGCTCGGAGAACTCTGCATCCTGACATTTCTGGGCATCCATCTTCACTGCTTGATCATCAGGTTCTGTTGACCCTTCCACACCAGCTCCGCTTGTTAGATTTTCAACAGCTAATGGTTCTTCATGCAAACTCATATCTTCATCAGAGCCCGTATCAGATTTATCATTACGAACTACCTGGAAAGATTCTTTATAATTATTGTTACTTGTTTCAGCAAGATTGTCTTTGTTGTCTTTTGCCTCATTATAGAATGATGTAGGCTGAACATTGTTAATAGGTGCCACAAGCTCTGTCCTTTTATTATCAAAATCATCATTATCGTCATGTTCCACTTCTCTTGCCTTACAAATAGGTTCCTCTACCGCAGTAAGCTCAACTGACTCTTGGACTTCACCATCTTCATAATCATCACGTTTACCATCTTGTTCAGTATCCATGGTTGTATCCAAAGCATGAGCACCATCTGATTCACAATCAGAACCATAAGAATCTTCCAGCATATCTGCAGATATATTAATCTTTTCCTCATCACTGGCAGAACCCTCACCACTTCCCCGTGAATCAAGTGACTGATCATTCATAAACTTCAATTTACAACTCTCGCTGTCAACATTACCATCTTCTGTTCGCGTATTGTTTCCCTTAGTATCAGGACCCTGAGATACAGCAACCTGATCTTTGCTTTGACAAGCTTCCATAGGCGCATATGCAATAACGTTTCCAGAATGCTTTATCACATCCCTGCTCATAGTCAACTCCGTTGAACAAGGATTTCCAACACGGCAAGACACCTCTGAAGTCATAGGCAATGCCATGTCACAAGAACGATTATCCAGACCTTGTATCAAATGTTTATCCAGTTGAACTGAGGTGCCTTCAATTGACTTGATGGTTTCTTGAGTATCCACATGAGTTGGTTCAGATTTTATGGGTCTAGCATCGACTGAATGTTGGGTGCTCGTATTTGAAGACTTAACAGCTCCAAGATTCCCCTGCTCAACGACTCCACACTTCACTGCTCTACTACTATCTACTAATCCTGTGTTACTGGGTTTAGATACGTTAACATCCAGTTTGACACCCTCATCAAATGGTTCTGATTTCACAGTTTTATGATTACCCAAGTTCAAATTTCTAATTGGCCCAAACAATCTAGGTACGTTTGTAGCAGATATCACCCTATGTAAATCCAGTTTACTGGACGAACTAGAAGGGTTTTGGCACTGGTTTAACTGCAAGCAAGATGAACTAAGGCGCAAAAGAAGGGAGTCACTGGACTTGTACTGGTTAGCAAGTGTGGATGAGACGGGCTCATTACCTCTGTTCTGAGTCTGAACAATGGACAGTTCTTCTTTGTTAACACCAGCTCCAACTAACCCAGTTGTGCAATTCACCCCACCAGTTGCATTACTCCCATAAAAGGATACGGAAGAATCGCTAACAGTATCTGTCCATGCATCCATCGGTGTATTCAAATCCCAGTTTGCTCGACATGCACTCATATCAGCACCAAGGGAATTCAAACCTTTAGCACTACTTTCGCATTGGCTGCTGGTTTTTTCTTTACTTAAAGACAAATCCAGTGACATAGGCTCCAAGTTACCCTGATTCCGGTAACTCCTGTCATCACCAATAACCCGTCCTGTCAACGCTGGAGCAAGATGTTCCCTTAAACCTAATAATAATTCAGTACTCTCAGCAACAGCAGGCACTTCTTCTTTGCACTTCACTTCTACTTTACTTCGGCTCTGCAAAATCTCCTTACCTACATTAGATGCAAGAGCTTCATTTGATGCTAAAGTCAATTCACTTTTCCTTAAAGTCAACTCAGGTGTAGGATTATCAGACAAGACAAGCTTCCCTTTCCTCTGCATGTCATCCAAAGAACTCGAGTGAATCCTGAGGCTAGGTTCTTCAAGTTTGACTCTAAAGATATTATCATTTCCTCGGGCCACACTAACATTTGCAACGTCAGAGTTTCCTTTTCCATAATCGGATTCAGGAATCTTGTTTGCATCAGAAAGTCCAGAACTGGTGATACTAACATATGAAGGAGTCGACCCCCGAGATTCCTCCTGTACTGAATCAATTTTTGCTGGAAAAGAAGATAGTTCTTCTTTCGGAAACAAAATTGGTTCTTCAGGAGGAGGTGAAGGAGGCCTCATGAAAAACCTCCTTTTCTTGATAGGAACACCTGCACTATAATCA is a window from the Pyrus communis chromosome 16, drPyrComm1.1, whole genome shotgun sequence genome containing:
- the LOC137720700 gene encoding uncharacterized protein, encoding MPVSGNEETGVKPVTRKSSDYSAGVPIKKRRFFMRPPSPPPEEPILFPKEELSSFPAKIDSVQEESRGSTPSYVSITSSGLSDANKIPESDYGKGNSDVANVSVARGNDNIFRVKLEEPSLRIHSSSLDDMQRKGKLVLSDNPTPELTLRKSELTLASNEALASNVGKEILQSRSKVEVKCKEEVPAVAESTELLLGLREHLAPALTGRVIGDDRSYRNQGNLEPMSLDLSLSKEKTSSQCESSAKGLNSLGADMSACRANWDLNTPMDAWTDTVSDSSVSFYGSNATGGVNCTTGLVGAGVNKEELSIVQTQNRGNEPVSSTLANQYKSSDSLLLRLSSSCLQLNQCQNPSSSSSKLDLHRVISATNVPRLFGPIRNLNLGNHKTVKSEPFDEGVKLDVNVSKPSNTGLVDSSRAVKCGVVEQGNLGAVKSSNTSTQHSVDARPIKSEPTHVDTQETIKSIEGTSVQLDKHLIQGLDNRSCDMALPMTSEVSCRVGNPCSTELTMSRDVIKHSGNVIAYAPMEACQSKDQVAVSQGPDTKGNNTRTEDGNVDSESCKLKFMNDQSLDSRGSGEGSASDEEKINISADMLEDSYGSDCESDGAHALDTTMDTEQDGKRDDYEDGEVQESVELTAVEEPICKAREVEHDDNDDFDNKRTELVAPINNVQPTSFYNEAKDNKDNLAETSNNNYKESFQVVRNDKSDTGSDEDMSLHEEPLAVENLTSGAGVEGSTEPDDQAVKMDAQKCQDAEFSEQVINGNQGTEVESGQGIELNVNNTDLAPMGDSNLPKTSSSGDNAAKDTSYGGQRSRIITLPRSSTVSPSKSISISGQPLPSRVGREILTDVEMEEDNIHSRGRGEPYVHRNLGFSRERYQDQSLRYPRLGSGRGRGRMHSRGDWGSDRNYASELYNNQTNYRVPRHKYAPDVSDADLEYNTYNMPPDSAFYGAGRGGRKLSNDGPLNYRIPSRRRSPVGAHTIYMPRRNPRNVSPTRFNGEDAPNLVGMRHNEKFMRGFPDDSADPLFTRSQPSYEGVHGQFGRGNRNFSFAQRRGIPRVRSKSPIRSRTRSPGPWSSPRRRSPDGFGGPRELTHRRSPPVYRMERFRSPDDPCFPGEMVVRRNPSNDLRNMDPGRDHGPPRSVIPNGSPSSRSLVRNRRYDVMDPRERPNNGDYFGGPMHSSRLHEFGGDGSGDDRRRFAERRGPVRSFRPYNGVGSETFHLNGEDGPRPLRFCPDDNTEFQERGNLRERDFDRRIKNRPGNAPRRMRGIEDQEANCRHGEQPWHDDVFDDTSQVKRKRF